A genome region from Variovorax paradoxus includes the following:
- a CDS encoding TonB-dependent siderophore receptor, with protein MARRQPLPFDSQIARAVHGALLAMACAAGAAQAQAPAADTTAAQIGARKAYSIAPGPLDETLSSFAAAAGVSITMPPALVQGRRSPGLQGSHAVRDGFARLLAGSGLEAAGGAGGAYALRPSTVGGESVADSTVLAPVTVMADAERSATTEGSRSYTAQAVTLGKGEQALKDIPQSVSVLTRQRLDDQGLVDLRDAANIVTGLVGVKGVGPGTVLSSRGFQIDAWQYDGVPVPRNWYSLGNWATENLVIYDRLEVLRGAAGLLQGSGSPGGAVNLVRKRGQAEKTLTLTGKAGSWDHYGVQLDAGGPLNAEGTLRGRVVIDEDRSHSFTDFVWGRTRTLYGAIDYDISPDTTVGFGVSRVEGRGRPMLRGFPRFPDGTDIGLPRSVYTGAWWNRHESDQTTVYADLEHRFNESWKLKASVLGMNEKNTSQHQRMHGDVQPDGSGLSFADWDNLFDSKKAGLDVYLNGRFEALSMTHDVTVGANYSKYTSTDRFGRRFTGGGNIFAIDHYRPAQSYETILAAGGTSSHTAYDISQSGLYGSWRARLAEPLTAIVGARASWYDYLYADRTNDTRSTVTTNGKITPYVGLVFALNKQWSAYGSVTEVFEPQTEMALNNEPLKPITGRNFELGLKGELMDGRLNASMAVFRYDHKNRAVTDYDNGYACADWYCYKSSGKVRSEGFEAELTGEVAPRLQLTAGYTYNTTRFLDDPDNKGQVFSQWTPKHMLRVWTSYQLPGSWSRLSVGGGFTVQSHTLGYDRSFKVPGFTVWGARLAWQATPEVSLAVNINNIFDKRYYIPAFNETNGNNNYGDPRNVMFTLKYTPKL; from the coding sequence ATGGCACGTCGCCAACCGCTTCCCTTCGACTCCCAGATCGCGCGCGCAGTGCATGGCGCACTCCTGGCCATGGCCTGCGCCGCCGGTGCGGCGCAGGCCCAGGCGCCTGCCGCCGACACAACGGCTGCGCAGATCGGTGCGCGCAAGGCCTACAGCATCGCGCCGGGCCCGCTGGACGAGACGCTGTCGAGCTTCGCCGCCGCCGCGGGTGTGAGCATCACGATGCCGCCGGCGCTGGTGCAGGGCCGCCGGTCGCCGGGGCTGCAGGGCAGCCACGCGGTGCGCGACGGCTTCGCTCGCCTGCTGGCCGGCTCGGGGCTCGAGGCGGCCGGTGGCGCGGGCGGCGCCTATGCATTGCGTCCGTCCACGGTCGGCGGCGAGAGCGTTGCCGACAGCACCGTGCTCGCGCCCGTCACGGTGATGGCCGATGCCGAGCGCAGCGCCACCACCGAAGGCTCGCGCTCGTACACCGCACAGGCGGTCACCCTCGGCAAGGGCGAGCAGGCGTTGAAGGACATTCCGCAATCCGTCAGCGTGCTCACGCGCCAGCGCCTCGACGACCAGGGCCTGGTCGACCTGCGCGACGCGGCCAACATCGTCACAGGCCTGGTGGGTGTGAAGGGCGTGGGGCCCGGCACTGTGCTGTCGTCGCGCGGCTTCCAGATCGACGCCTGGCAGTACGACGGCGTGCCGGTGCCGCGCAACTGGTATTCGCTCGGCAACTGGGCCACCGAGAACCTGGTGATCTACGACCGGCTCGAAGTGCTGCGCGGCGCCGCGGGCTTGCTGCAAGGGTCGGGCAGCCCCGGCGGCGCGGTCAACCTGGTGCGCAAGCGCGGCCAGGCGGAGAAGACGCTCACGCTGACCGGCAAGGCCGGCTCATGGGACCACTACGGGGTGCAGCTCGATGCAGGCGGTCCGCTCAACGCCGAAGGCACGCTGCGCGGCCGCGTGGTGATCGACGAAGACCGCAGCCATTCGTTCACCGACTTCGTGTGGGGCAGGACGCGCACGCTGTACGGCGCGATCGACTACGACATCTCGCCCGACACGACAGTCGGCTTCGGCGTGAGCCGCGTGGAAGGGCGCGGACGGCCCATGCTGCGCGGCTTCCCGCGCTTTCCGGACGGCACCGACATCGGCCTGCCGCGCTCGGTGTACACGGGTGCATGGTGGAACCGCCACGAGAGCGACCAGACCACGGTGTATGCCGACCTGGAGCACCGCTTCAACGAAAGCTGGAAGCTCAAGGCCTCGGTGCTGGGCATGAACGAGAAGAACACCTCGCAGCACCAGCGCATGCACGGCGACGTGCAGCCCGACGGCAGCGGCCTGAGCTTCGCCGACTGGGACAACCTGTTCGATTCGAAGAAGGCGGGGCTCGACGTGTACCTGAACGGGCGCTTCGAGGCGCTGTCGATGACGCACGACGTGACCGTGGGCGCCAACTACTCGAAGTACACCTCGACCGACCGCTTCGGTCGCCGCTTCACCGGCGGCGGGAACATCTTCGCGATCGACCACTACCGTCCGGCGCAGAGCTACGAGACCATCCTTGCGGCCGGGGGCACCAGCAGCCACACCGCCTACGACATCAGCCAGTCGGGCCTGTACGGCAGCTGGCGCGCCAGGCTCGCGGAGCCGCTGACGGCCATCGTCGGCGCGCGCGCGAGCTGGTACGACTACCTCTACGCGGACCGCACGAACGACACCCGCAGCACCGTGACCACCAACGGCAAGATCACGCCCTATGTCGGCCTGGTGTTCGCGCTGAACAAGCAGTGGTCGGCCTATGGCAGCGTGACCGAGGTGTTCGAGCCGCAGACCGAGATGGCGTTGAACAACGAGCCGCTCAAGCCGATCACCGGGCGCAACTTCGAACTCGGGCTGAAGGGCGAGCTGATGGACGGCCGCCTGAACGCGTCCATGGCCGTGTTCCGCTACGACCACAAGAACCGCGCCGTGACCGACTACGACAACGGTTATGCCTGCGCCGACTGGTACTGCTACAAGTCGTCGGGCAAGGTGCGCAGCGAAGGCTTCGAGGCCGAGCTCACGGGCGAGGTCGCTCCGCGCCTGCAGCTTACGGCCGGCTATACCTACAACACCACCCGGTTCCTCGACGACCCCGACAACAAGGGCCAGGTCTTCAGCCAGTGGACGCCGAAGCACATGCTGCGCGTGTGGACCAGCTATCAGCTGCCGGGCAGCTGGAGCCGGCTCAGCGTGGGCGGCGGCTTCACGGTGCAGAGCCATACGCTGGGCTACGACCGTTCGTTCAAGGTGCCGGGCTTCACGGTGTGGGGTGCGCGCCTGGCCTGGCAGGCGACACCGGAAGTGAGCCTGGCGGTGAACATCAACAACATCTTCGACAAGCGCTACTACATCCCTGCGTTCAACGAGACCAACGGCAACAACAACTACGGCGATCCGCGCAACGTGATGTTCACGCTGAAGTACACGCCGAAGCTCTGA
- a CDS encoding FecR domain-containing protein, which produces MSAQQQPSAGVDERVATQAAQWFFLIQSGEATPAERKRWTRWRESDPSHEAAWQRAELVSRKFGMLPGGLAMPVLGRAVRADRRAAVKALAVLLTAAPAAWLAWRASPAREWLADHRTATGERREVRLPDGTRIQLNTATAIDVAYGSTQRLVRLRAGEILIDTAPDSVASADPAYRPFIVETGQGLLRALGTRFVVRQHEDRRSHVAVLEGAVEVRPGGGGGGAQGQAVVLRAGEQAGFSASSVGEVSAVGPEADDWSRGVLRAKNMRLHDFLAELGRYRPGVLRCDPAVADLRVSGVFQLADTGPVLDSLPKALPVDVLLRTRYWVTVVPPGG; this is translated from the coding sequence TTGAGCGCGCAGCAGCAGCCATCCGCCGGCGTGGACGAGCGTGTCGCCACGCAGGCCGCGCAGTGGTTCTTCCTGATCCAGTCGGGCGAGGCCACGCCGGCCGAGCGCAAACGCTGGACGCGCTGGCGCGAGTCCGATCCTTCGCACGAGGCCGCGTGGCAGCGCGCCGAACTGGTGAGCCGCAAGTTCGGCATGCTGCCGGGCGGCCTCGCGATGCCGGTGCTGGGCCGCGCCGTTCGTGCCGATCGCCGCGCCGCCGTCAAGGCGCTCGCCGTGCTGTTGACCGCCGCGCCCGCGGCTTGGCTCGCCTGGCGTGCGTCGCCCGCGCGCGAATGGCTGGCCGATCACCGCACCGCGACCGGCGAGCGCCGCGAGGTGCGGCTGCCGGACGGCACGCGCATCCAGCTCAACACGGCGACGGCCATCGACGTGGCCTACGGTTCCACGCAGCGCCTGGTGCGCCTGCGTGCGGGCGAGATCCTCATCGACACCGCGCCCGACAGCGTGGCTTCCGCCGACCCGGCCTACCGGCCTTTCATCGTCGAGACCGGTCAGGGGCTGCTGCGCGCGCTGGGCACGCGCTTCGTGGTGCGGCAGCATGAAGACCGGCGCAGCCACGTCGCGGTGCTCGAAGGCGCGGTGGAGGTTCGCCCCGGCGGCGGCGGCGGCGGCGCGCAAGGCCAGGCCGTGGTGTTGCGTGCGGGCGAGCAGGCCGGCTTCTCGGCGTCGTCGGTCGGCGAGGTCTCGGCCGTGGGTCCCGAAGCCGACGACTGGTCGCGCGGCGTGCTGCGCGCGAAGAACATGCGGCTGCACGACTTCCTGGCCGAACTGGGTCGCTACCGGCCCGGCGTGCTGCGTTGCGACCCGGCGGTGGCCGACCTGCGCGTGTCGGGCGTGTTCCAGCTTGCCGATACCGGCCCGGTGCTCGACAGCCTGCCGAAGGCCCTGCCGGTCGACGTGCTCTTGCGCACCCGCTACTGGGTGACCGTCGTGCCGCCCGGCGGTTGA
- a CDS encoding sigma-70 family RNA polymerase sigma factor produces MAAESVLHHPHVQALYSDHHGWLQGWLRKKLGNAFDAADLAQDTFVRILAAPDDMPEKQGDWQLREPRAYLTVVARRLLANLYRRRSLEQAYLDALSTVPEPHAPSPEQQSIILETLQEIDAMLDGLAAPVRQAFLMAQLEGLGYAEIASRLSVSERTVKRYMADAMARCILLVA; encoded by the coding sequence ATGGCCGCCGAATCCGTTCTTCACCATCCGCATGTCCAGGCCCTCTACAGCGACCATCACGGCTGGCTGCAGGGCTGGCTGCGCAAGAAGCTCGGCAATGCCTTCGACGCGGCCGACCTCGCGCAGGACACCTTCGTGCGCATCCTGGCCGCGCCCGACGACATGCCAGAAAAGCAGGGCGACTGGCAATTGCGCGAGCCGCGCGCATACCTCACGGTCGTCGCGAGGCGGCTGCTGGCCAACCTCTACCGCCGGCGCTCGCTCGAGCAGGCATACCTCGACGCGCTGAGCACGGTGCCCGAGCCGCATGCGCCATCGCCCGAGCAGCAGTCCATCATTCTCGAGACGCTGCAGGAGATCGACGCCATGCTCGACGGGTTGGCCGCCCCGGTGCGCCAGGCCTTCCTGATGGCACAGCTCGAAGGGCTCGGGTACGCCGAGATCGCATCCAGGCTGTCGGTCAGTGAGCGCACCGTCAAGCGCTACATGGCTGACGCAATGGCGCGCTGCATCCTGCTGGTTGCCTGA
- a CDS encoding MarR family winged helix-turn-helix transcriptional regulator: MPHRKEASNRRPPQGDAPEPVAPADGAPTACGADLVERGIQQWKCERSDIDSSGKAVVGRLLRLEEVVLRTLNQVLEPFGMKYQEYAVLATLRVAGAPYRLSPSRLQSTLLFTSGGLSNLLKRLEKGGWIKRSIDPNDGRGVLVKLTAKGVRLADEAMPRHAAAELHLLRMFDASQRDVLAGLLSQMMTANAPETGPEPGDALRKPRD, translated from the coding sequence ATGCCGCACAGGAAAGAAGCATCGAATCGACGTCCGCCCCAAGGCGATGCGCCCGAACCCGTCGCGCCGGCGGACGGCGCGCCCACCGCATGCGGTGCCGACCTGGTCGAACGCGGCATCCAGCAATGGAAGTGCGAGCGGTCCGACATCGACAGCAGCGGCAAGGCCGTGGTCGGGCGCCTGTTGCGGCTCGAGGAAGTGGTGCTGCGCACGCTGAACCAGGTGCTGGAGCCCTTCGGCATGAAGTACCAGGAGTACGCCGTGCTCGCCACCCTGCGCGTGGCAGGCGCGCCCTACCGGCTTTCGCCTTCGCGTCTCCAGAGCACGCTGCTCTTCACTTCGGGTGGCCTGTCGAACCTGTTGAAGCGGCTCGAGAAGGGGGGCTGGATCAAGCGGTCGATCGACCCGAACGACGGCCGCGGCGTGCTGGTGAAGCTCACCGCCAAGGGCGTCCGCCTGGCCGACGAAGCAATGCCGAGGCACGCGGCCGCCGAACTGCATCTGCTTCGCATGTTCGACGCGTCGCAGCGCGATGTGCTCGCCGGCCTGCTGAGCCAGATGATGACCGCCAACGCGCCCGAAACCGGTCCCGAGCCCGGCGACGCGCTGCGCAAGCCGCGCGACTGA
- a CDS encoding ABC transporter substrate-binding protein: MKTMFPRSLVSGSIAALAMLLAGAAQAEELVVGIFGGSFADDSKTCHIASFEKKTGAKVALKLGSSSQFAASIRATGGKSDFDVVYIDNSLAAQLKNEKLLETIDKAKLANASEISPRALDKDGQYVVFMTGATVIVYDTRQVKTPPTSWADLARPEYDGKLAIGDISGTSGSQFLMALNRMKGGTLANMDAGFAAIKPIAKSSVTLYTQADQIVSLFERQEIAAAVWYPDRAGSAIDKGLPLAIVYPKEGAVGILPALVIPKGAKSPALALKYIDEVLSKEGQTCFAERKYAGPVNTQVKLSDKAAKIVPYKETFDNLWLPEPEAVAKALPDWTRRWQREVAR, translated from the coding sequence ATGAAAACCATGTTCCCGCGCAGTCTCGTTTCCGGCTCCATTGCCGCGTTGGCCATGCTGCTGGCAGGCGCCGCGCAGGCCGAGGAGCTGGTGGTCGGCATCTTCGGCGGATCGTTCGCCGACGACTCCAAGACCTGCCACATCGCGTCGTTCGAGAAGAAGACCGGTGCCAAGGTGGCGCTCAAGCTCGGCAGTTCCTCGCAGTTCGCTGCGTCGATCCGCGCGACCGGCGGCAAGTCGGACTTCGACGTGGTCTACATCGACAACTCGCTCGCCGCGCAGCTCAAGAACGAGAAACTGCTCGAGACCATCGACAAGGCCAAGCTCGCGAACGCGTCGGAGATATCGCCCCGCGCGCTCGACAAGGACGGCCAGTACGTGGTGTTCATGACCGGCGCCACCGTCATCGTGTACGACACCAGGCAGGTCAAGACGCCGCCCACCTCATGGGCCGATCTCGCCAGGCCCGAGTACGACGGCAAGCTCGCCATCGGCGACATCAGCGGCACCTCGGGCTCGCAGTTCCTGATGGCGCTCAATCGCATGAAGGGCGGCACGCTCGCCAACATGGACGCGGGCTTCGCGGCCATCAAGCCGATCGCCAAGTCGTCCGTCACGCTCTACACGCAGGCCGACCAGATCGTCTCGCTGTTCGAGCGGCAGGAGATCGCCGCCGCCGTCTGGTATCCCGACCGCGCGGGCTCCGCCATCGACAAGGGCCTGCCGCTGGCCATCGTCTATCCGAAGGAAGGCGCGGTCGGCATCCTGCCGGCGCTGGTGATCCCGAAGGGCGCGAAGTCGCCGGCGCTCGCGCTCAAGTACATCGACGAGGTACTGTCCAAGGAAGGCCAGACCTGCTTCGCCGAGCGCAAGTACGCGGGCCCGGTCAACACGCAGGTCAAGCTCAGCGACAAGGCCGCGAAGATCGTTCCCTACAAGGAGACCTTCGACAACCTCTGGCTGCCGGAGCCCGAGGCCGTCGCGAAGGCGCTGCCCGACTGGACCAGGCGCTGGCAGCGCGAAGTGGCCCGCTGA
- a CDS encoding ABC transporter ATP-binding protein: MPALTLDRLEKRYPGHTAASSVSLSVRDGEFISLLGPSGCGKTTVLRMVAGLIEPTSGRILVDGRDVTALPTNRRNIGLVFQSYALFPHMNVFENVAFGLRRQGVQGTDLKQRVDQALASVRLSALGERMPRQLSGGQQQRVAVARSIAPRPSILLFDEPLSNLDASLRDEMQIELKRLQREVGITTLFVTHDQGEAMSMSDRVCVLAHGVVQQFDTPEAIYHRPATGFVASFIGRPNRLAGRVVRSPEGAAAVHLDNGPVLTASGAEGMAQGAAVDVVVRQEDIRFADASTPHAATLAGRVAMRSFVGSRVQYLLAFGGTELIAEALTNGPHAGLEVDAPVRVAVEPQHVYVTPAAHRAAA, encoded by the coding sequence ATGCCGGCACTCACGCTCGACCGCCTCGAGAAACGCTACCCCGGCCACACGGCCGCATCGTCGGTCTCGCTGTCGGTGCGCGACGGCGAGTTCATCTCGCTTCTCGGCCCCTCGGGCTGCGGCAAGACCACGGTGCTGCGCATGGTGGCCGGCCTGATCGAGCCCACGAGCGGGCGCATCCTGGTCGACGGCCGCGACGTCACGGCGCTGCCCACCAACAGGCGCAACATCGGCCTGGTATTCCAGTCGTACGCGCTGTTTCCGCACATGAACGTGTTCGAGAACGTCGCCTTCGGGCTGCGCCGCCAGGGCGTGCAGGGCACCGACCTGAAGCAGCGCGTCGACCAGGCGCTGGCCAGCGTGCGGCTGTCGGCGCTCGGCGAACGCATGCCGCGGCAGCTCTCGGGCGGCCAGCAGCAGCGCGTGGCGGTGGCGCGCTCGATCGCGCCGCGTCCCAGCATCCTGCTGTTCGACGAACCTCTTTCCAACCTGGACGCATCGCTGCGTGACGAGATGCAGATCGAGCTCAAGCGCCTTCAGCGCGAGGTCGGCATCACCACGCTGTTCGTCACGCACGACCAGGGCGAGGCGATGTCGATGTCCGACCGCGTGTGCGTGCTCGCGCACGGCGTGGTGCAGCAATTCGACACGCCCGAGGCCATCTACCACCGCCCCGCCACCGGCTTCGTCGCGAGCTTCATCGGCAGGCCTAACCGGCTTGCGGGCCGTGTGGTGCGCTCGCCCGAAGGCGCGGCGGCGGTTCACCTGGACAACGGCCCGGTACTGACGGCCAGCGGCGCCGAAGGCATGGCGCAGGGCGCGGCGGTCGACGTGGTGGTGCGCCAGGAAGACATCCGCTTCGCCGACGCGTCGACGCCCCACGCCGCCACGCTCGCGGGCCGGGTCGCCATGCGCTCCTTCGTGGGTTCGCGCGTGCAATACCTCCTGGCTTTCGGCGGCACCGAACTGATTGCCGAAGCCCTCACCAACGGCCCGCACGCGGGCCTGGAGGTCGACGCACCGGTGCGCGTGGCGGTCGAGCCGCAGCATGTCTACGTGACGCCGGCAGCACACCGGGCGGCTGCATGA
- a CDS encoding ABC transporter permease: MTGALLASPLLLLLLLAFVAPVLLMVPLSLHPYEPGTGISAGWTLANYTSIFTDEYYREVVVRTLVLGFGVTAICLLMGYPLAYYIANAGPKMRLALTMLVIFPMLLNLVVRSFGWIALLANRGLVNNLLMDVGLIERPIKMMFNLFGLLVGMSHIFLPFMVLMLVPAIQAISKDVQAAAYTLAASRLRVFWSITLPMSAPGILSGSILVFVLTISALVTPRMLGGPTYKVMATLIYDDFLQTLDWPAGAAMSFALTALTLLVIGLSSRVLRRWGGHA, from the coding sequence ATGACAGGCGCGCTGCTGGCGTCCCCGCTGCTGCTGCTCCTGCTGCTGGCCTTCGTGGCACCGGTGCTGCTGATGGTGCCGCTGAGCCTGCATCCGTACGAGCCGGGCACCGGCATCTCGGCCGGCTGGACGCTGGCCAACTACACCAGCATCTTCACCGACGAGTACTACCGCGAGGTCGTGGTTCGCACGCTGGTGCTGGGCTTCGGCGTGACCGCCATCTGCCTGCTGATGGGCTACCCGCTGGCGTACTACATCGCCAACGCGGGGCCGAAGATGCGGCTGGCGCTCACCATGCTGGTCATCTTCCCGATGCTGCTGAACCTGGTGGTGCGTTCCTTCGGGTGGATCGCGCTGCTCGCCAACCGCGGCCTGGTGAACAACCTTCTGATGGACGTCGGACTGATCGAGCGGCCCATCAAGATGATGTTCAACCTGTTCGGCCTGCTGGTGGGCATGTCGCACATCTTCCTGCCGTTCATGGTCCTGATGCTGGTGCCGGCCATCCAGGCGATCTCGAAGGACGTGCAGGCCGCCGCATACACGCTGGCCGCGAGCCGGCTGCGCGTGTTCTGGTCGATCACGCTGCCGATGAGCGCGCCGGGCATCCTGTCGGGCTCCATCCTGGTGTTCGTGCTGACCATCAGCGCGCTGGTCACGCCGCGCATGCTGGGCGGGCCCACCTACAAGGTGATGGCCACGCTGATCTACGACGACTTCCTGCAGACGCTCGACTGGCCCGCGGGTGCGGCCATGTCCTTCGCGCTCACCGCGCTCACGCTGCTGGTCATCGGCCTTTCGAGCCGCGTGCTCAGACGCTGGGGAGGCCACGCATGA
- a CDS encoding ABC transporter permease, producing MSTEGRKTPLLAATAIAVVVFLQIPVLVVVLAAFSKTAYLTIPPKGLTLHWFEVVLRDPEYLGAAWTSLWLAAASTAAALVLGLVAAYAIHRRMVPAAGALTSLFMAPLILPSVVLGVALLQYYTMTGLRGNSLGLWLAHVVITVPYVVRASLGSLSAVDESLEDAARVLGADGFTSFRLVTLPLVKPGLVAGGLFAFITSLDNVPVSVFLLSASQTTLPVKIFTSVEQGVDPSVAAVSTLLIVTTGVVLLLAERWTGFHKHV from the coding sequence ATGAGCACCGAAGGCAGGAAGACGCCGCTGCTCGCGGCCACCGCCATCGCGGTGGTGGTGTTCCTTCAGATCCCGGTGCTGGTGGTGGTGCTGGCGGCCTTCAGCAAGACGGCCTACCTCACGATCCCGCCGAAGGGCCTGACCCTCCACTGGTTCGAGGTGGTGCTGCGCGATCCCGAGTACCTCGGCGCCGCTTGGACCAGCCTGTGGCTCGCCGCCGCATCGACCGCCGCCGCGCTGGTGCTGGGCCTGGTCGCGGCCTACGCGATCCATCGCCGCATGGTGCCCGCCGCGGGCGCGCTCACCTCGCTCTTCATGGCGCCGCTGATCCTGCCTTCGGTGGTGCTCGGCGTGGCGCTGCTGCAGTACTACACCATGACCGGGCTGCGCGGCAACTCGCTGGGCCTGTGGCTTGCGCACGTGGTCATCACCGTGCCCTACGTGGTGCGCGCGAGCCTGGGCAGCCTGTCGGCGGTGGACGAATCGCTGGAGGACGCGGCGCGCGTGCTGGGCGCCGACGGCTTCACCAGCTTCCGCCTGGTCACGCTGCCGCTGGTGAAGCCCGGCCTCGTGGCAGGCGGCCTCTTCGCCTTCATCACCTCGCTGGACAACGTGCCGGTGTCGGTGTTCCTGCTGTCGGCCAGCCAGACCACGCTGCCCGTGAAGATCTTCACCTCGGTCGAGCAGGGCGTGGACCCGAGCGTGGCCGCGGTCTCCACCCTGCTGATCGTGACCACCGGCGTCGTGCTGCTGCTGGCCGAGCGATGGACGGGCTTCCACAAGCACGTCTGA
- a CDS encoding polysaccharide deacetylase family protein gives MPTTSKGFPLMLTFDLDAETMWTGRDPANAQRPILMSQGAYGWKVGMPRILALLARYGISATFFIPGEVADKHPDLVREVVDKGHEVAHHSYSHRWIVNLSPAEERDEMARGMESLTRLAGTRPRGWRSPAAEFSSITLDLLKEYGFDYSSNFFDDDSPYLLEIGGERTDIVELPFRWVLDDAPFFQYSITLPGRTLQAPSAVLEAWTSEFDMLRAEDRMMMVGMHPQIIGQPSRLKVLEGLIEHALAHSGVWIDRCDRISDDMRPRLKAATMAAAA, from the coding sequence ATGCCGACCACGAGCAAAGGCTTTCCGCTCATGCTGACCTTCGATCTCGACGCGGAGACCATGTGGACCGGGCGCGACCCCGCCAACGCGCAGCGTCCCATCCTCATGTCGCAGGGCGCCTACGGCTGGAAGGTGGGCATGCCGCGCATCCTCGCGCTGCTGGCGCGCTATGGCATCAGCGCCACCTTCTTCATTCCCGGCGAGGTGGCCGACAAGCACCCCGACCTGGTCCGCGAGGTGGTCGACAAGGGCCACGAGGTGGCGCACCACAGCTACAGCCACCGCTGGATCGTGAACCTCAGCCCCGCCGAGGAGCGCGACGAAATGGCGCGCGGCATGGAAAGCCTCACGCGCCTGGCCGGCACCCGCCCGCGCGGCTGGCGTTCGCCGGCGGCGGAGTTCAGCAGCATCACGCTCGACCTGCTCAAGGAATACGGCTTCGACTACTCCTCGAACTTCTTCGACGACGACTCGCCGTACCTGCTCGAGATCGGCGGCGAGCGCACCGACATCGTCGAGCTGCCGTTCCGCTGGGTGCTCGACGACGCACCCTTCTTCCAGTACTCGATCACCCTGCCCGGCCGCACGCTGCAGGCGCCTTCGGCCGTGCTCGAGGCATGGACCAGCGAGTTCGACATGCTGCGTGCCGAAGACCGCATGATGATGGTCGGCATGCACCCGCAGATCATCGGGCAGCCCTCGCGGCTCAAGGTGCTCGAGGGCCTCATCGAACATGCGCTGGCGCACTCCGGGGTGTGGATCGACCGCTGCGACCGCATCTCCGACGACATGCGCCCGCGCCTGAAGGCGGCCACCATGGCCGCGGCGGCATGA
- a CDS encoding SDR family NAD(P)-dependent oxidoreductase produces MTPVSSAPLRFIVSGGASGIGFAVARMAVERGARVVLLDRDAKRLQYGAGVLGDAALPLVCDVTDAPSVKAAVNHAAEWLGGLDALVNSAGVDSLKPLEETGDDEWAHTLAVNLTGPMLTCRAAMPHLRSAGGGSIVNIASGAGLRPLPHRTAYCATKAAVIMFGKALSIEAAADNIRVNAVCPGAIDTPLFRTSYEHSDDPERTLDEIRQRYALGRVAAPEEVAEAVLYLSGPGASYITGTALAVDGGRTFH; encoded by the coding sequence ATGACGCCCGTATCTTCCGCCCCCCTTCGCTTCATCGTGAGCGGCGGCGCCAGCGGCATCGGCTTCGCGGTGGCGCGCATGGCGGTGGAGCGCGGCGCGCGCGTGGTGCTGCTCGACCGCGACGCGAAGCGCCTTCAGTACGGCGCGGGCGTGCTCGGCGACGCTGCGCTGCCGCTGGTGTGCGACGTCACCGACGCCCCGTCGGTGAAGGCGGCGGTGAACCACGCCGCCGAGTGGCTCGGCGGCCTCGACGCGCTGGTCAATTCGGCGGGCGTCGATTCGCTCAAGCCGCTCGAGGAGACCGGCGACGACGAATGGGCGCACACGCTCGCCGTCAACCTCACCGGCCCGATGCTGACGTGCCGCGCCGCGATGCCGCACCTGCGCTCGGCCGGCGGCGGCAGCATCGTCAACATCGCGTCGGGCGCGGGCCTGCGCCCCCTGCCCCACCGCACCGCGTACTGCGCCACCAAGGCCGCGGTGATCATGTTCGGCAAGGCGCTGTCGATCGAGGCGGCGGCCGACAACATCCGCGTCAACGCGGTCTGCCCCGGCGCGATCGACACGCCGCTGTTCCGCACCAGCTACGAGCACAGCGACGACCCGGAGCGCACGCTCGACGAGATCCGCCAGCGCTACGCGCTCGGCCGCGTCGCCGCACCCGAGGAGGTGGCCGAGGCCGTGCTCTACCTGAGCGGCCCCGGCGCCAGCTACATCACCGGCACCGCGCTCGCCGTCGACGGCGGGCGCACCTTCCACTGA